The Rosa chinensis cultivar Old Blush chromosome 7, RchiOBHm-V2, whole genome shotgun sequence DNA segment CTGATCGTGCACGAATGTTGCATGATAAACTAATGTCtcctgagaagaagaaaaaaactagTTTGGATCTGAAGAGAGAGGCAGAAGAAAAACATGCCCGTGCTATGAGAATCAGAAGCGAGCTAGAGAATGAGAGAGCTCAGAAGCTTCATCGTAGTTCAGAAAAGATGAATAGAGTTAATGAATTACAGGCTGTAAAAAATATGAAGTTACGGGAGGGAATGCATGCTCGTCATCAACGCAGTGAGTCTCGACACGAAGCACATCTAGCTCAACGAGTGAAGAGAGCTGGTGATGAAAGCATCAAAGTTAAAGAGGTTCAGTTCATAACTTCcttaaatgaagaaaataaaaagctcAGTTTGCGCCAGAAGCATCATGATTCAGAACTGAGGAGAGCTGAAAAACTTCAAGTGATAAGAACTAAACAAAAAGAGGATATGGCGCGAGAAGAAGCTGTTTTAGAGCGGAGGAAACTCATTGAAGCTGAAAAGTTGCAGCGTCTTGCTGAAACACAGCGGAGAAAGGAAGAGGCTCAAGTTAGAAGGGAGGAGGAGCGTAAAGCATCAAGTGCAGCACGTGAAGCAAGGGCCATCGAACAACTTCGGAGGAAGGAGGAAAGAGCCAAAGCCCAGCAGGAGGAGGCTGAACTGCTGGCCCAGAAATTGGCTGAGAGACTAAGAGAAAGTGAGCAACGCCGCAAATTTTACCTGGAACAGATACGAGAGAGAGCTTCTATGGATTTCAGGGATCAATCTTCACCTTTATTACGTCGAACTTTAAACAAGGATGTTCAGGGAAGATCATCATCAATTAACAATGGCGATGATTATCAAGTAAGCAGTTTCTCAGGCCTAGGAAGTTGCACTTTTGCGGAAAGCAATAATACAGCACAACATTCAATGAAGcggagaattaaaaaaattcgACAGAGACTTATGGCTCTAAAATATGAAATTCTTGAGCCTCCTGTTGGTGCTGAAAATGCTGGCATTGGATACAGAACAGCACTGGGAACTGCAAGGGCAAAGATTGGGAGATGGCTTCAAGAACTTCAAAGACTCCGACAAGCAAGAAAAGAAGGGGCTGCAAGCATTGGGTTAATAACTGCTGAAATGATCAAGGTATGTAGGTTTTGAGGATTACCAGGTTGTTATACTGGATAGTCGAATATAAATTATGATGTTTGCATTAAGCATTTCTTTGTAGAGTTGATGATCATTATTATGGAAATTATACCATGTTTGCATTTTCACCTACCTAGAATGAACACTCGCAGCTCAGAAAAAGAAAGATCCAAATGTGCTGATGAGTGACTATATTTGTGCTGAAAAGTTGCTTTTCAGATAAATGTTCTTATGTCTCTATTTTATGCTTGAAAATGCTCTGCCTTTCTGATGTTCCAGTAGGGTTTTTTTAAGTTTAATGTAATTATGGGATGGCTATCTTGACTTACAAATGCTgtatgcttttctttttctgaacaTAGTATTTGGAGGGAAAGGAGCTGGAACTGCAGGCTTCCCGCCAAGCTGGTCTGATTGATTTTATCGCTTCTGCCCTGCCTGCTTCTTATACATCAAAACCTGAAGCCTGCCAGGTGACAATACATCTTTTAAAACTCTTAAGGGTGGTGTTATCTCTGCCTACAAACAGGAGTTATTTTCTTGCACAGAATCTCTTGCCCCCTATCATCCCAATGCTGTCTGCTGCCCTTGAGAGCTACATAAAGATAGCAGTATCCTTGAATCCTTCTGGTAATGTTAATTTCCCATCTACCAAAACCTCAGTTGAAAATTTTGAATCAATATCTGAGGTGTTGGATGGTTATTTATGGACTGTAACAACAATAGTCAGTCACATAAGTTCTGATGAACGACAGCTCCAAATGAGGGATAGTTTGTTGGAGCTACTGATTGCCTACCAAGTTATTCACCGGCTGCGAGATCTCTTTGCCCTTTATGATCGACCCCAGGTGGAGGGGTCACCATTTCCATCGTCAATTATCTTAAGTATAAATTTGTTGGTTGTCTTAACTTCCAGGTCTGAAACTGATTGTCCTATTGATTGGAAAGAAGTACCTATTGAAACACTGCTTGGAAATGGAAGTGAAGAGGCTAAGATTGCTGAGTGTGATAATTCGGAATGTCTTCCTTCAACTCAGACCTTGGAAGATTTTAGGCCTCCATCATCATTGGTGAATGGTGGTAAATTTGTACATCTCCCAGATGTACCAGAGGATGGACCAGTAGATGAGATGTGTAAGATAAATGAATCTGTGGAGTCAGTAGCTGCTGCTAAGAATAGTGAGAAAGAGCAGTCTAATAGTCTGGTTGAAGCAAACAATGCTAACACCTTCAAAACAGGTGTTCCAGATGAACCCCAGAAGATGCTGAATGAGGATATTATGAAGCCTTTTGCATCAGTGGAGGAAGAGAAACACTTGGTGGATACTGGTGCGGAACATAAGTATGATAACAGTATGAGCTTGCAGCAACCGGTAGCATTTCTTCTTTCAGCTGTATCAGAGACAGGGCTTGTCAGTCTCCCATCTCTGTTGACATCTGTGTTATTACAGGCAAACAATAGATTGTCTTCTGAACAGGTAATTTTACTGTCAAGCCCAATATAATTTGCTTGAATTGATGGTTCTGAATATGTACCGTTGTAGTGCTCCCAATGTTATTAACATCGTTGCTGGTTGGTGTTATTCTTACTGTAAAAGAGTTGTGGTAAGATATTACAAAGACAAATTTTGATACAATGCAAATTAACCCCCATCCCTAAATGTAAGCCTTGCATAGTGATATATAAAATCTTGGGCCTGTTCACCTATTGCCAATTTTGGGCTGGATGCTAGATTCCTACAATTACCATTGCTCTCTACATATGGCATCATGGTCATGAATATTGAACCTGGAAACTAAATGTAAAGATAAACTTCTACTCTGTTTCAGGCCTCAGATTCCCTCCCATCTAATTTTGAAGATGTAGCAACTGGAGTACTGAAGGTGTTGAACAATTTGGCTCTTTTGGACCTTAAATTCATGCAGAGAATGCTAGTAGGTCCTTTTAACTAAAATCTTTGTTATAATGGCTCCCAAACTTTTGATATGCTCACTCTGTAATGTCATCTAGAAACTGTTGGCGATGAGCTTATCTATTTCTACTTTCCTGATCTGCTTGCAGGCTAGGCCTGACCtaaaaatggaatttttccatTTGATGAGTTTCCTGCTTTCTCATTGTGCCAGCAAGTGGAAAGTAGCTAATGATCAGGTAACCAATTCATGTCACTATTTGGTTTAATTCTATGTTTTAGTAGTAATTGCATTATTTCATCTCTAAAGTAGTTCCAAACTATCTGTTCACCTCTGTATGATGTTTTGTGTCTCAGGTGGGGCTGCTTTTGCTTGAATCTCTTTTGCTTCTTGGTCATTTTGCCCTGTTCCACCTTGGGAATCAAGCTGTCCTTCGTTGGGGAAAGAGTCCTACCATTATCCACAAGGTCAGTGAAGTCTTCCATACaaatatttacatctttgagtTGTATGGATAAACTAACTATTTAGTGGGTGAGGTCAGGTATGCGATTTGCCATTTGTATTCTTCAGTGATCCTGAGTTGATGCCAGTCTTGGCTGGCACGCTGGTTGCTGCCTGTTATGGGTGTGAGCAGAACAAGGGTGTGGTTCAGCAGGAAATGAGTACAGATATGCTACTCTCCCTGTTACAATCTTGCAGAAACGTCCTGCCAGCAGTTAGATCCAATTCTAAGTTGGACAGTGGCCCAGCAGATGATGTGCCCCTAAGATCCGGCCGTAACAGTACCAAGAACTCTAGGGTTTCTTCCGGAAAGGGTGTTGCTTCAGGAAACAGCATGAGAATTGGCAAGATGAGAAGCCATAGGGAAAGTAAAACAATTAGGAGTTATGAAGAGTTGGCTCCGAAGCAGATTCTTCCATCTACAGACACTGCCTCTATGATGCTGCATTGTAGATTTCCGAACAGCTTCATCGATAGAGCAGAAAATTTCTTTTCAACTGAGAACCCCAGCATCGCTGGAGTATGACATGCATGGCGGTGCGTCTCATTTTGACAGGTAATGTCATCTTGAGTGTGCATGCTGAATTATTTTGGCATTTTTGTTTCGCGTTCCAAGCAAGTTACAACATTAAACTCAGATTTTCCACAGAAGTTTCCTTTGAAACTGAATCTGCAAAAGACTTGCTGTGACTGTCGGAATAACTGAATATAGGCATCAGGGCTTAAGTCTCCGTCGGTATAGGGGTCGTATCAAAAATATGTTATGAACACAAGTGTAAAAACAATTGTTGTTGTACTGTACAGAATTGACAGAATAAACTTATGGAAATTCGATTATTGAGAACTAGCATTCCGCAAGTAAGATTGTTCTTGTAGACTTGTTGAGTGCATGGATGATAAAAGGATATACTAGTTGTTAGACTATGACACGAGTATGTAATATTTTCTATTTCTTGTAATAGAAAAACCCAAATGCGAAATATAGGTATTCAGAGAACTGGATTTGAAGCATTCCAAGTCTCTATTGCTTAGGTATGGGCCTCTCCCAAAAATCATGATGTACGGGAGAATTTCAATAAAAATTAGTCTTGGTGTTTGAGGACAAGTATGAAAtgataaacagagagagagagtaatgtttCTGTGAGAATAGAGAttcaagtgtgtttattcatctcacacaaagaggtatttataggaaaatatTACAAGTGTGAAAGCTCAAAGAGTAACTCAATTTGATAACCTCTACATTCACAGCTGCAGCCTTCTATGGTGGCTGTGATGATGATAaaatgccatgcttgttgccctttggcataaagcttgtcacacaagtcacaatacctacattatactcaagtacctatttgtatacatgatatagacatttatactatgactcatgttttgtacatgtgaatcatatatactacaacactcccccttggatatttcatgtcaaataGTATTGTTTAGGTCGTGCGCTTcgaaattgcctcgttaaaaaccttgccaagtaataaaaccctgtgggaaaaaacaaccttggtcgaaggagaaaaagagcacaacgcgcgtttgAGCGTGGAGTATGTAactggatactccccctgatttagactccccctgaagatcgtgggagttcggatagccttctcaatccgatactcttcacatgtttctcgaaaggggattttggtaacgacttagtaaataagtccgctacattttcctctgatcggatttgatttacttcaattttcagaagtgtttgttgttgctgattgtagaagaattttggcgatatatgcttggtattgtcccccttgatgaaacctaatttcatttgctcaatacaagctgcattatcttcgtaaatgcatgtaggttcttcTGTGGTGGACTTCAAACCAcaggttcctcgaatgtgtctatttacagaccttagccatatgcattcacgcacagcttcatgtagagcaataatctctgcatgatttgaggaagtagcaacaagggtctgtttcgtggatctccaagatatcgcggtgcttcccatggtaaagacataacctgtttgggagcgacctttgtgagggtcagagagataccctgcatcagcaaagcccatcaaaacatcattatcattttgatggaggggaggaggagaacgtcGGCCACCATGGAAAGTGTCGCCGGCGTTCATATTGCGGAAGGTGGCTTTTTGCCATGTGGGATCTAATCCCATACTTCCGTCCTTTCTTTTCtccctgtagggataaaacaagcccatatcaatcgtaccttttaagtatcgaaagattgtctttataccaatccaatggcggcgtgttggcgaggaactatgtcgagccaacaagttcactgcgaatgagatatccggtcttgtgcattgagctaagtacaataatgcacctattgcacttagatatggcacttcagcctctaataagccttcgtcctcatcctttggacgaaatggatcttttctgggctcaagGCTACggctgatcatgggagtactcacaggctttgctttatcttcattaaagcgccttagtaatttttgagtatatgctgactgatggatcataatcccatcactacggtgctcgagttctattccgagacaaaaccgtgttttcccaagatctttcatctcaaactcggatttcaaatatttagcagtttcttttaactcatttagagttccaattagattcatgtcatcgacatatactgctataattgcaaatccggaacttgttcttttaatgaacacgcatgggcatatttcattgttaatatatcccttcctaatcaagtagtcacttagacggttataccacatccgtccggattgtttcaatccatatagtgagcgtctcaatcttattgaaaacgcgctccgtggtttagagccatttgatttgggtaattgaagtccatctggaaccttcatatatatctctgaatctagatccccatagagatatgctgtaaccacatccataagctgcatgtcaagtttttcggaaactaccaaactgacaaggtagcggaacgttataacgtccattacgggagaatatgtctcctcgtagtcgattccagggcgttgtgagaaaccttgtgccacaaggcgggctttgtatctaacaacctcatttttctcattacgctttctaacaaagacccatttatggccaacaggttttatatttggtggtgtcagcattatagacccaaatacctgtctctttgttagtgaatccaattcagtctggatcgcatctttccatttagaccaatctgctcttcgttgacattcttcaacagagcgaggttcgatatcatcgtattctataattccttttgcaatatgatatgcaaaagcatcattaatagtcatagaatttctatccatcaccccatgtatactagtgtaattcatggagatctctctattctctggaattggttcttttattggagcgtcctccaatgatgtctctttgacataaccataatccggaatattttcatgagagggattaattgtatcgatgattaatggattattttgtgccaaactcgctttctttcttgggcgagaatccatcgaaccaatgggcctcccgcgcttcctggcgggAGCCATGGGTCTAGCCACTACATCACCCatataggggacgttggcgccattctcatgtattcttgagatggcatcatgtcctctagtgttagggacatcaatccttgcaggcacatttgcagaaggtatatgtgatcttgtcactttagcgatatcagaaaacgcatcaggcattgattctgctacgttctgaagatcgagaatcctccgcacttctatttcagattgtgctgttcggggatcaagatgagacagagtggggacaaaccacgacaattcctgtcttttctgttgaacattactgttcatgtctccccctaatgatgggaagactgtctcatcaaagtgacaatccgcaaatctagcggtaaatagatcgcctgtcaagggttctatatagcggataatggtgggagagtcatatccagtaTAAAGAcccaatcgtctttgaggacccattttggtgcgctgtggcggcgcaattggcacatagactgcacacccgaatattcgtaagtgtgagacatcgggctcatacccagtgaccatctgggaagcagaaaatggttgggtggcagtgggcctcagacgaataagcacagctgcgtgcaatattgcatagccccaagcagaaatagggagattggtgcgcataaccaatgctcgagcaaccatttgaagtcttttaatggcagcttctgcgagaccattttgggtgtgtacatgaggtacagggtgttcaacctcgatcccaatggacatgcaataatcatcaaaagtttttgatgtaaactctccagcattgtcaagacgaattgacttaataggatgatcagggtggtgagcccttaatttaatgatctgtgctaggagtttagcaaatgcagcatttctcgtggataatagcatgacatgtgaccagcgtgtcgatgcatcaaccaacaccataaaatatctaaatggtccgcaagttggttgaataggtccacaaatatcaccttgtattctttgcaagaatggtatattatCTTTagagtcctttgcataggatggtcttgatcctacctttgctaaagagcaagccttACAAAACGAATGATATGAAGTAGTTCTTTCGACCaatctttggttcgtacttcttttcgttttgaagaatggatgtccgtgtgaagtttttaatatacggagcatcatatcacgacctgggtgacccaagcggtcgtgccaaagtctatatgtgtcagaatcccataaattttcattcatgacatggttggattcaattactctgatagtggttgcatataatccactagagcgacacataagtttctctaatactcgtgtatttccgtagttattagaggtaatgcaaaggaactcttgtccattctcacaatgtgtttccacatgaagatcattggctcttatatctttaaaactcaatagggttcttccagccctaggagcatatagagcttcgatgatattaatattcgtgccatttggcaacaaaaattgagctggtcctcgaccatgaatcaattgtgatgatcctgccatcgtagttattgaagatcgactaggcttcatccataaaaataattgcctgtgtcgtaatatagtatgtgtggtgccactatcaagaaggcattccatttctccggaaaacatactgaaaaaggagtaaagttcggaatattaacacatgtccatgacattgaatgcgatactttattaataaggaaaataaccaatgattacatcaaggtttccaaagtctattccaaagtacaatcaaactttatacaaattgtaattgctcattccgtttggtaattccaatgaaatatgaccagggaagtagagagatgttggtggagcgaggctcgcttaaataccatggtctcaattactttcctagacatcatatttcattgggtacaccacataagaaaagtcaatacaattgttattgattaaggcacatttgcccttggaaaatagaaaaggactattctaatcaaagtctgctgcatcctcgTGCATttgttcagctttgaagtcctctattgtgagattgacatcttcactATCTTCATTTTCGGCAAGGTTGGATTCTTGCTCCCTGTTTTGCCTATACTCtttgtagcttgcagctagtttaGTACTTGCATGgcattgtttgaaccaatgCTCGA contains these protein-coding regions:
- the LOC112176073 gene encoding uncharacterized protein LOC112176073 is translated as MENIGEALDDDGAGWFEVKKKQRSSSKLSLQSWVGGSSGKNANSSSGHSLSIENSRNYFGKRRSQLPKVGGNSAVHSQGSGASTIPTPNKSKMGVPCDIGIDKQCAKCPMSSPSFITNPDGETRDLEKIPARDNSEVVHKIKWGDLEDDGLALPLTNVVGTRIKFGAIGDENLVASKEHENCHSFVPSANSQENKLFAASADANSVSHQTASVNDKDQLYEDNCKEVDIISAENVEEPIQNDKMVDVDNNTSNCKAIHTENIEAVADDPVSASTLACEEGGTVGKVEAPVVVTVVSNPAIFEESGPDGSSSEVHISKDKDLVPPDKSNPEICAEPTLTPSGHYMLNSNMSALGDCDTGESKERFRQRLWCFLFENLNRAVDELYLLCELECDVEQMKEAILVLEEARSDFRDLNTRVEDFEKIKRAPSQLIDGVPITLKSDHRRPHALSWEVRRMTTSAHKAEILSSSLEAFKKIQKERASFCAANDAKLMGLKYTNIQSSDNLNTLPARNDGKLNSKESTMKLRRYSGGSDLIEAVTNGNKNTESSSLSRVKLVQNGRVSQNSSSFVVNASRLPPRDNSAAGKTKREQSGSEAEKMLARKEKLSTEGGVEKIAKLTNQSKKQIPLLEKDKEKRNSAPWKSMDAWKEKRNWEDVLSSPSRVSSRVSHSPGLRRKSADRARMLHDKLMSPEKKKKTSLDLKREAEEKHARAMRIRSELENERAQKLHRSSEKMNRVNELQAVKNMKLREGMHARHQRSESRHEAHLAQRVKRAGDESIKVKEVQFITSLNEENKKLSLRQKHHDSELRRAEKLQVIRTKQKEDMAREEAVLERRKLIEAEKLQRLAETQRRKEEAQVRREEERKASSAAREARAIEQLRRKEERAKAQQEEAELLAQKLAERLRESEQRRKFYLEQIRERASMDFRDQSSPLLRRTLNKDVQGRSSSINNGDDYQVSSFSGLGSCTFAESNNTAQHSMKRRIKKIRQRLMALKYEILEPPVGAENAGIGYRTALGTARAKIGRWLQELQRLRQARKEGAASIGLITAEMIKYLEGKELELQASRQAGLIDFIASALPASYTSKPEACQVTIHLLKLLRVVLSLPTNRSYFLAQNLLPPIIPMLSAALESYIKIAVSLNPSGNVNFPSTKTSVENFESISEVLDGYLWTVTTIVSHISSDERQLQMRDSLLELLIAYQVIHRLRDLFALYDRPQVEGSPFPSSIILSINLLVVLTSRSETDCPIDWKEVPIETLLGNGSEEAKIAECDNSECLPSTQTLEDFRPPSSLVNGGKFVHLPDVPEDGPVDEMCKINESVESVAAAKNSEKEQSNSLVEANNANTFKTGVPDEPQKMLNEDIMKPFASVEEEKHLVDTGAEHKYDNSMSLQQPVAFLLSAVSETGLVSLPSLLTSVLLQANNRLSSEQASDSLPSNFEDVATGVLKVLNNLALLDLKFMQRMLARPDLKMEFFHLMSFLLSHCASKWKVANDQVGLLLLESLLLLGHFALFHLGNQAVLRWGKSPTIIHKVCDLPFVFFSDPELMPVLAGTLVAACYGCEQNKGVVQQEMSTDMLLSLLQSCRNVLPAVRSNSKLDSGPADDVPLRSGRNSTKNSRVSSGKGVASGNSMRIGKMRSHRESKTIRSYEELAPKQILPSTDTASMMLHCRFPNSFIDRAENFFSTENPSIAGV